A genome region from Pseudanabaena sp. Chao 1811 includes the following:
- a CDS encoding MSMEG_0565 family glycosyltransferase produces the protein MLQNQKLRIALMTYSTKPRGSVVHTLELASALQALGHQVCIFALDKDGAGFEQHLPCEYQPIPAKPAPPEIDLLIKQRIQEFVDYLIDYSQNLLLNYDIYHAQDCISANALAILRSQQIIPHFIRTIHHIEDYNSPYLRNCQDRSIREASLCLCVSDSWQAQIQEHYQIHALRVINGINTSRFSSQKNGSEASLKQRFGLTGSPIYLTVGGIEPRKNSINLLKAFSQVLIDFPNAQLVIAGGSTLFDYQDYRQQFLDTVQELGIDIGKSLVITGILTDVELQTIYRCADMFVFPSIKEGWGLVIFEAIASGLPIITANMLPFTEFLTTSQALLVDPNDIKAIAQAMRSLNDSDFASSLIHASQSILSDYSWERSAKMHLNAYQMAIMATI, from the coding sequence ATGCTCCAGAATCAAAAGTTACGCATCGCTTTAATGACCTACTCCACAAAGCCTAGAGGGAGTGTTGTTCACACCTTGGAGTTAGCATCAGCTTTGCAAGCTTTAGGACATCAGGTTTGTATTTTTGCTTTAGATAAGGATGGAGCAGGCTTTGAGCAACATTTGCCTTGCGAATATCAACCTATCCCTGCGAAACCTGCTCCTCCAGAGATTGATCTGTTGATTAAGCAACGTATTCAAGAATTTGTGGATTATTTAATCGATTATTCGCAAAATTTGCTCCTCAATTATGATATTTATCATGCTCAGGACTGTATCAGTGCCAATGCTTTAGCGATTTTGCGATCGCAGCAAATCATCCCTCATTTTATCCGTACGATTCACCATATCGAAGACTACAATAGTCCCTATTTACGCAACTGTCAGGATCGCTCCATTCGCGAAGCATCGCTATGTCTATGTGTGAGTGATAGTTGGCAGGCGCAAATTCAAGAACATTATCAAATCCATGCGCTGAGAGTAATTAATGGTATTAATACCAGTCGCTTTTCTAGTCAGAAAAATGGCTCTGAAGCATCTCTAAAACAACGGTTTGGTCTAACAGGTTCACCCATTTATCTGACGGTTGGTGGCATTGAACCTAGAAAAAATTCTATCAATCTTCTAAAAGCATTTTCTCAAGTATTAATTGATTTTCCTAATGCTCAATTAGTGATCGCAGGTGGTTCGACCCTCTTCGATTATCAAGATTATCGCCAGCAATTTTTGGATACTGTCCAAGAGCTAGGAATTGATATTGGTAAATCCCTTGTGATTACAGGTATCCTCACCGATGTGGAATTACAGACAATTTATCGTTGTGCCGATATGTTCGTATTTCCCTCAATCAAAGAAGGTTGGGGACTAGTGATTTTTGAAGCGATCGCTTCAGGTTTACCGATCATTACTGCCAATATGCTGCCATTTACGGAATTCTTAACAACCTCACAGGCTCTATTGGTCGATCCCAATGATATTAAGGCGATCGCCCAAGCTATGCGATCTCTGAATGATTCTGATTTCGCGAGTTCTCTCATCCACGCAAGTCAAAGTATTTTATCTGATTACTCATGGGAGCGATCGGCAAAAATGCACCTCAACGCATATCAAATGGCAATAATGGCAACAATCTGA
- the topA gene encoding type I DNA topoisomerase has translation MSTLVIVESPTKARTIRNFLPSEYRVEASMGHVRDLPQSASDIPAELKSSEWAKLGVNVDADFEPLYIVPDDKKKIVRELKSALKGVKELILATDEDREGESISWHLLQILQPKVPIKRMVFHEITSEAIKGALKNCRQIDDRLVHAQETRRILDRLVGYTLSPLLWKKIAWGLSAGRVQSVAVRLIVNRERERRAFKSGSYWDLKANLYAPKQEFPVQLVSVGGTNVATGKDFDEATGKIAKGRKVLLLDEAAAIALKERLNGKVWSVSNLEERPTTRKPSPPFTTSTMQQEANRKLRLSARDSMRVAQALYEQGYITYMRTDSVHLSQQAIAAARQCVTKMYGNNFLSKEPRQYVTKSKGAQEAHEAIRPAGETFRTPQETGLSGRELALYDLIWKRTVASQMADAQLTMLSVQLTVEDAIFRASGKRIDFAGFFRAYVEGSDDPDAALEEKEITLPPLKMGDHPVCRELNTVGHETQPPARYTEAALVKMLESEGIGRPSTYASIIGTICDRGYVQLVNNALIPSFTAFAVTSLLEEHFPNLVDPSFTSKMEQTLDDISTGSVEWLPYLKKFYSGEQGLSGQVKSRDSLIDGEAARTVHLEGLDDDVKVKIGKFGAYIQVGEGDRTVNSSIPQNLTPSDLVPDKIEMLLKQKLEGPDQVGIHPETNEPIFMMVGQYGPYVQLGQATDAVPKPKRASLPKGMQPEQVTLDVAVKLLALPRTLGAHPDTGNRVFVNTGRFGPYVCHVKGNGDKDDNRSLKSTDDPYTITFERALELLAQPKVLRGAAAAKVLKSLGKHPDDDEAIEILDGKYGAYVKHGKINVSLTKEQSVDTLTLEEALSMLATKSKSSKSTSKRTKAASSETKKTTTKKTATKSTAKAATTKTATKTTKKTTTKKTAATK, from the coding sequence ATGTCTACTCTTGTCATTGTCGAATCGCCCACTAAGGCACGCACCATTCGTAACTTTTTGCCCTCAGAGTACCGAGTTGAGGCATCAATGGGTCATGTGCGCGATTTGCCACAGTCAGCTAGTGACATCCCTGCGGAGTTAAAATCCTCTGAGTGGGCAAAACTAGGTGTAAATGTTGATGCTGACTTCGAGCCTCTGTATATCGTGCCAGACGATAAGAAAAAGATCGTCCGTGAACTCAAATCTGCTCTTAAGGGAGTTAAGGAATTAATTCTGGCGACTGACGAAGATCGCGAGGGTGAAAGTATTTCTTGGCACTTGTTGCAAATTTTGCAGCCGAAAGTACCGATCAAGCGCATGGTTTTCCATGAGATCACCTCCGAAGCAATTAAAGGAGCCTTGAAAAATTGTCGCCAGATCGACGATCGCCTTGTCCATGCCCAAGAAACCCGCCGCATTCTCGATCGCCTTGTTGGTTATACCCTCTCGCCTTTGCTCTGGAAAAAAATTGCTTGGGGGCTATCCGCAGGACGAGTACAGTCGGTGGCTGTCCGTCTCATTGTGAACCGTGAACGGGAGCGCCGTGCCTTTAAATCTGGTAGCTATTGGGACTTGAAGGCAAATCTCTATGCACCTAAGCAAGAATTTCCTGTGCAGCTAGTCTCCGTCGGTGGGACAAATGTAGCCACTGGTAAAGACTTTGATGAGGCGACAGGCAAAATTGCCAAGGGTCGCAAGGTTTTATTGCTTGATGAAGCGGCGGCGATCGCACTCAAGGAGAGACTTAATGGCAAAGTTTGGTCGGTGAGCAATCTCGAAGAACGTCCTACCACCCGCAAGCCCTCACCACCCTTCACCACCTCGACTATGCAGCAGGAGGCAAACCGCAAACTGCGCCTGTCGGCGAGGGACTCAATGCGAGTAGCGCAAGCTTTGTACGAGCAGGGCTACATTACCTATATGCGGACTGACTCCGTGCATTTATCGCAACAAGCGATCGCGGCGGCGCGTCAATGCGTAACCAAGATGTATGGCAACAACTTCCTCAGCAAAGAACCTCGCCAGTACGTCACCAAATCTAAGGGCGCACAGGAAGCCCACGAAGCGATCCGTCCTGCGGGAGAAACCTTCCGCACCCCCCAAGAAACGGGTTTGTCTGGTCGTGAGTTGGCACTTTATGACCTGATCTGGAAGCGTACCGTTGCTTCACAGATGGCAGATGCCCAGTTAACCATGCTCAGCGTCCAGTTAACCGTTGAGGATGCCATCTTCCGAGCTTCGGGCAAGCGGATTGATTTCGCAGGATTTTTCCGCGCCTATGTCGAAGGCTCCGACGATCCCGACGCGGCTTTAGAAGAAAAGGAAATTACCTTGCCACCGCTCAAAATGGGCGATCATCCCGTCTGTCGGGAATTAAATACGGTCGGACATGAAACTCAACCACCAGCGAGATATACCGAAGCTGCCCTTGTGAAAATGTTGGAAAGTGAAGGCATCGGTCGTCCTAGCACCTATGCCAGCATTATCGGCACGATCTGCGATCGCGGTTATGTGCAACTGGTCAATAATGCTCTTATTCCCAGCTTTACCGCCTTTGCTGTCACCAGTTTGCTAGAAGAGCATTTCCCCAATCTCGTTGATCCCAGCTTCACCTCCAAAATGGAGCAGACCCTCGATGATATTTCTACAGGTAGTGTGGAATGGTTGCCCTATCTCAAGAAATTCTATTCAGGTGAGCAAGGGCTAAGTGGACAGGTCAAGTCTCGCGATAGTCTCATCGATGGTGAAGCCGCAAGGACAGTCCATCTCGAAGGTTTAGATGATGATGTCAAGGTGAAGATTGGTAAATTTGGAGCGTATATCCAAGTTGGAGAAGGCGATCGCACCGTCAATTCCTCCATTCCTCAAAATTTAACTCCTTCCGATCTCGTCCCTGACAAAATCGAAATGCTACTCAAGCAGAAACTAGAGGGACCCGATCAAGTTGGTATCCATCCAGAGACCAATGAGCCAATCTTTATGATGGTCGGTCAGTATGGACCTTACGTGCAGTTAGGACAAGCTACGGACGCAGTTCCCAAACCAAAACGCGCTTCTTTGCCCAAGGGAATGCAGCCTGAACAGGTGACTCTCGATGTTGCCGTGAAGTTGCTTGCTTTGCCGCGTACTTTAGGCGCACATCCTGATACTGGCAATCGCGTGTTTGTAAATACAGGGCGCTTTGGTCCCTATGTTTGCCATGTCAAGGGCAATGGCGATAAGGATGATAACCGATCGCTCAAATCCACTGACGATCCCTACACAATTACCTTTGAACGCGCCTTAGAACTGCTCGCCCAGCCCAAAGTCCTACGTGGAGCTGCCGCCGCCAAAGTCCTCAAATCCCTTGGTAAGCACCCCGATGATGATGAAGCGATCGAGATTCTTGATGGTAAATATGGCGCTTATGTGAAGCATGGCAAGATAAATGTATCCCTTACCAAGGAGCAGTCCGTAGATACCTTGACCCTAGAGGAAGCTCTATCCATGTTGGCTACTAAATCTAAGTCAAGCAAAAGTACTAGCAAACGGACTAAGGCGGCTTCCAGCGAAACCAAGAAAACAACAACCAAAAAGACCGCAACCAAATCTACAGCCAAGGCTGCCACAACTAAAACTGCTACAAAAACCACAAAAAAGACTACAACCAAAAAGACAGCAGCAACTAAGTAG
- a CDS encoding glycosyltransferase family 4 protein — protein MSKLENLRIAIVHEWFVNYAGSERVIEQFLNIFPHADLFAVVDFLEGSQREYIQNKQVTTTFIQKLPFANNKFRQYLPLMPIAIEQLDLSAYDLIISSSHAVAKGVLTSPHQLHISYVHSPIRYAWDLQHQYLQESNLERGIKSWIARWILHYIRIWDTRTANGVDRFIANSQFIARRIYKVYRRDAQVIYPPVDLQNYALCEQKQEFYLTASRLVPYKRVDLIVEAFSRMGDRQLVVIGDGEQMSKILAKAGKNVHLLGYREPAELKAYMQNAKAFVFASEEDFGITPVEAQACGTPVIAFGRGGVTESVIGLDRDRPTGVFFGAQSVDSICEAVLEFERNQHLIKPQACRENAMRFSIERFQTEFYNFVKRAWEDYRTV, from the coding sequence ATGTCAAAATTAGAAAATTTACGAATTGCGATCGTTCATGAATGGTTTGTTAACTATGCGGGGTCAGAGCGAGTCATTGAGCAGTTTTTAAATATATTTCCCCATGCTGATTTGTTTGCAGTTGTTGACTTTTTAGAGGGTTCGCAAAGGGAATATATCCAGAATAAACAAGTCACGACTACGTTTATTCAAAAGTTACCCTTTGCGAATAATAAATTTCGACAATATCTGCCATTAATGCCTATTGCGATCGAGCAGCTTGATTTATCAGCCTATGATTTGATTATTTCCAGTTCCCATGCCGTTGCCAAAGGAGTTTTAACTTCCCCCCATCAGTTACATATTTCTTATGTGCATTCACCAATTCGCTATGCGTGGGACTTGCAACATCAATATCTACAAGAGTCTAATTTAGAAAGAGGAATTAAAAGCTGGATTGCTAGATGGATCTTGCACTACATCAGAATATGGGATACCCGCACCGCTAATGGAGTCGATCGCTTTATTGCCAATTCCCAATTTATCGCCCGTCGGATTTATAAGGTCTATCGGCGTGATGCACAGGTGATTTATCCGCCTGTGGATTTACAAAATTACGCTCTTTGTGAGCAGAAGCAGGAGTTCTATCTGACCGCTTCAAGATTAGTTCCCTATAAACGGGTTGATCTAATTGTGGAAGCTTTTTCCCGCATGGGCGATCGCCAATTAGTTGTCATTGGTGACGGTGAGCAAATGTCTAAAATCCTTGCCAAGGCAGGTAAAAATGTGCATTTACTTGGTTATCGTGAACCAGCAGAACTAAAAGCATATATGCAGAATGCGAAGGCTTTTGTCTTTGCCTCAGAGGAAGATTTTGGCATTACACCAGTAGAAGCTCAAGCTTGTGGCACGCCTGTCATTGCCTTTGGTCGTGGCGGAGTGACGGAATCGGTGATCGGGTTGGATCGCGATCGCCCTACAGGTGTATTTTTTGGAGCGCAGTCGGTTGATAGTATCTGTGAAGCTGTACTAGAGTTTGAAAGGAATCAACATCTAATCAAGCCCCAAGCCTGCCGTGAGAATGCAATGCGATTTTCTATAGAGAGATTTCAAACCGAGTTTTATAACTTTGTAAAACGGGCTTGGGAAGATTATCGAACGGTCTGA